Proteins from a single region of Argopecten irradians isolate NY chromosome 7, Ai_NY, whole genome shotgun sequence:
- the LOC138328179 gene encoding F-box/WD repeat-containing protein 7-like, whose protein sequence is MANKKIDINRCTVEDLEQLPGIGRFKAEAIVKQRKAIRGFSCVNDLYNKVPGVGASIVEQNWTLLVCEKATPRSRRTGRGGRRTRHDSSTASLSEVVTPSPKPSSSGVTPRTGFRQGLRQRSRGNIAPPDLPATSSAADSVAGLTPRHDDTSRSAVLDSLSDSHMSEDGGSGEDEEGGSDDEDAVEDDDDDDDDDEDDEEEEEEAWFGDTISDDETPQNNTPSFPFLSSSLPLSIMGSSSTTSTPGLYRSRIPIPISGSFGKHIMKRKCSSSRDELVQGKRMRTTDDVSAFSVLMKTVRHQYKSGHRPRIPSKEHPPAKLSEWLQIFQTWSNAERMMALDELITICEPTQVRHMMQVIEPQFQRDFISLLPKELALYVLSFLEPKALLKAAQTCQYWRLLAEDNLLWREKCRDEGIDENLVYGPNRIRRKRCPWKALYMRQHQIELNWRCVELRQPKLLKGHDDHVITCLEFCGNKVVSGSDDNTLKVWSALTGKCLRTLVGHTGGVWSSQMSGNIVISGSTDRTLKVWNADTGNCIHTLYGHTSTVRCMHLHDNVVVSGSRDATLRMWDIDTGQCLHVLMGHVAAVRCVQYDGRRVVSGAYDYMVKVWDPETETCLHTLQGHTNRVYSLQFDGIHIVSGSLDTSIRVWDVETGNCLHTLIGHQSLTSGLELKDNILVSGNADSTVKVWDITTGQCLQTLQGPNKHQSAVTCLQFNKRFVITSSDDGTVKIWDLKTGEFLRNLVALESGGSGGVVWRVRCSNTKLVCAVGSRNGTEETKLLVLDFDVDDKKISV, encoded by the exons ATGGCCAACAAAAAGATAGACATTAATAGGTGCACTGTAGAGGACCTTGAACAACTGCCAGGTATCGGCCGATTTAAGGCCGAAGCAATTGTGAAACAACGAAAG GCTATCCGAGGATTCAGCTGTGTGAATGACCTTTATAACAAGGTACCAGGTGTAGGAGCGTCGATAGTAGAGCAAAACTGGACACTCCTTGTGTGTGAGAAGGCTACACCAAGATCTAGACGTACCGGCAG AGGTGGCAGGAGAACTCGTCATGACTCATCGACAGCCTCTTTGTCGGAGGTAGTGACACCCTCCCCTAAACCTTCCTCGAGTGGGGTAACTCCACGTACCGGGTTTCGTCAGGGTCTGAGACAGCGATCCCGAGGAAACATTGCTCCACCAGATTTACCCGCGACCAGTTCTGCTGCCGACAGTGTGGCCGGTCTTACGCCCAG ACATGATGACACTAGTCGCAGCGCTGTGTTGGACTCCCTGAGTGACAGCCATATGAGTGAGGATGGCGGCTCAGGTGAGGATGAAGAAGGTGGCTCTGATGATGAAGATGCTGtagaggatgatgatgatgacgacgatgatgacGAAGATGATGAGGAAGAAGAAGAGGAGGCCTGGTTTGGCGATACAATATCTGATGATGAAACACCCCAGAACAACACACCATCGTTCCCATTCCTCTCATCTTCGTTGCCTCTTTCTATTATGGGATCGTCGTCGACTACTTCCACCCCGGGCCTGTACCGCTCTCGTATACCAATTCCTATCTCCGGCTCCTTTGGCAAGCATATT ATGAAGCGCAAGTGCAGCAGCAGTAGGGATGAATTAGTTCAGGGGAAACGCATGAGGACCACAGACGATGTCAG TGCATTCTCCGTACTGATGAAAACTGTCAGACACCAGTATAAGAGTGGACATCGACCTCGGATACCATCCAAGGAACACCCTCCGGCCAAACTGTCCGAATGGCTACAAATCTTTCAG ACTTGGAGTAATGCTGAGCGTATGATGGCACTTGATGAACTCATAACAATCTGTGAACCCACACAAGTTAGACACATGATGCAAGTGATAGAGCCCCAGTTCCAGCGAGATTTTATCTCTCTACTGCCAAAGGAG CTGGCACTGTACGTGTTGTCTTTCCTGGAGCCCAAGGCGCTACTGAAGGCTGCTCAGACCTGCCAGTACTGGCGTCTCTTGGCCGAAGATAATCTGTTATGGAGGGAGAAGTGTAGAGATGAAGGTATTGATGAAAATCTAGTTTATGGACCCAACCGGATACGGCGCAAGCGCTGCCCCTGGAAGGCTCTGTACATGAGACAACATCAAATAGAGTTAAACTGGAGATGTGTGGAGCTTAGACAACCAAAA CTGTTAAAGGGACATGATGACCATGTGATTACCTGTCTTGAGTTCTGTGGCAACAAAGTGGTCAGCGGGTCAGATGACAACACGCTCAAAGTCTGGTCAGCCCTCACAGGAAAG TGCCTGAGGACATTAGTCGGCCACACAGGAGGGGTATGGTCTTCTCAGATGTCTGGTAACATTGTAATCAGTGGCTCAACTGACCGCACACTAAAAGTGTGGAACGCAGATACTGGAAACTGTATCCATACCTTATATGGGCATACATCTACAGTGCGCTGTATGCACCTCCACGATAATGT TGTTGTGAGTGGGTCACGGGACGCCACACTTCGAATGTGGGACATTGATACCGGACAATGTCTACATGTCCTGATGGGTCATGTGGCAGCAGTACGGTGTGTCCAGTACGACGGTCGGCGAGTGGTCAGCGGAGCCTATGATTACATGGTTAAAGTGTGGGATCCTGAGACAGAGACCTGCCTTCATACACTTCAGGGTCATACGAACAGAGTATACTCTCTACAG TTTGATGGTATCCACATCGTGAGCGGTTCCCTGGACACGTCTATCCGTGTGTGGGATGTTGAGACCGGTAATTGTTTACACACACTGATTGGTCACCAGTCACTGACCAGTGGTCTAGAACTCAAGGACAATATTCTAGTGTCTGGTAATGCCGACTCAACGGTCAAAGTTTGGGATATAACAACTGGCCAGTGTCTTCAAACATTACAAG GCCCAAACAAACATCAAAGTGCTGTGACTTGTCTGCAATTTAACAAACGTTTTGTCATCACGTCTTCTGACGATGGCACAGTAAAAATTTGGGACCTTAAAACTGGAGAGTTTTTACGCAACCTTGTAGCCCTCGAGAGTGGTGGGAGCGGAGGTGTAGTATGGAGGGTTAGATGTAGTAACACTAAACTCGTGTGTGCTGTAGGCTCCCGTAACGGCACAGAGGAAACAAAACTCTTGGTATTAGACTTTGACGTTGACGACAAAAAAATCAGTGTATGA